Below is a window of Fulvitalea axinellae DNA.
GTGTTGTTGATCTTGTGGGCGCCGGTATGGTTAAGGTCTTCTCGTTTGAGGTAGATCTTAGCTCCATAACGCTCAGAAAGCCTTTCGGCGAAATACAAAGGCGAAGGACGGCCTACGTAATCTTTGAGAAGTTTGTCGAATTCAGCTTTGAACGAAGGTTCGCTCATAATGCGGAGGTAGTTTTCACGCAGTTCCTCCACATTCGGGTAAAGCATCTCTGGAATAAAGGCTCCACCGAATTCGCCATAGTAGCCCTTTTCGTCTACTTGAAAAATCGATTGTGTATTAGTATCCGTATTCATGGTTTTCAGATTCACAGTCTTTGAATAAATCGACGCAGTTTATTTTCGTCTTTCAGCGCTGGCTCTATCTCGAATCGGCTGTTTAGGTCCAGCACTGCCACATTGGCTGGTAGGTTTTCGATTTCCTTAGCGGCTTCATGGTCGATGCCTCCAGCTAGGAAAACGGGCTTTCCACTCGGGACTTTTTCTAACAATGACCAGTCGAAGCGTTTACCGCTACCGCCGTGTCCGGCGCATTTGGTATCCAAAAGAAAATAGTCCACGAAATCGGCATAATCTTTCAGTGTTTCGAAATCAAAACTTTCGTCCACACCGAAGGCTTTCATCACACCGAAACCTGCATTTTGCATTTCGGCGCATAGTTCAGGTTTTTCATTTCCGTGCAGTTGCAAGTAATTCAAACCATACTTTTCGCCAAGGTTTTTCATCTTTGACGCATTCTCGTTTACGAAAACCCCTACCCGCTTAACGGAATCGGGTAATGAGGCCGGAATGCTCGGATCGAAATCCTCGCCTACATAACGTGCGGACTTGGGAAAGAATATAAAGCCCATGAAATCAATCCCACTTTCGCCGATTGATTTAACATTATCGGCGTCCCGCATGCCACAGACTTTTATTTTCATGTTGGTATTTGGTCTTAGGTATTTGGTCTTAGGTATTAAGTAATTTGATTACCTAATACTTTATACTTGAGACCTTATACCGTAATTGAATTAACGTCTTGAATTAATTTATCGCAGGCTTCGGCTGGGTTTGGCTGGCGCATGAAGTATTCGCCTATCAAAAAGCCTTGGTAACCGACTTCTTTCAGGCCCGCTATAGTGGAGGCGTCGTTGATGCCGCTTTCCGATACTTTAAGGAATTCGTTCGGAATTCGCTCCGCCAAATCATATGATGTTTGGACGGAAGTCGTGAAAGTAGTCAAGTCGCGGTTGTTTACGCCTACCAGATTCACGTATTCGTTAAGGTGAGCGTCCAGTTCCTGTGCGTTATGTACTTCAAGCAATACCTGCATGCCTAAGGATTGCGTAAAGCGAGCGAACTCTTTCGTCTCTTCCGGCTTCAGGGCCGCCGCGATCAACAAAACCAGATCGGCGCCCTCGGCTTTGGCTTCGATAAACTGGTATTCGTCGATCATAAAGTCTTTGCGAAGGATCGGCGTGTTCGGATTGGCCGCGCGCGCTTCACGCATATAAGGCAATCCACCTCCGAAGAACGACTCGTCGGTAAGGACGGAAAGCACGGAAGCGCCCGCCGCGCTATAGCCCGAAGTAACTTCCGTAGCGGAAGCGGTTACGTTGATGTCGCCTTTGGAAGGTGAACGGCGTTTGAATTCTGCGATGATGCCGGAAGCTCCGGCTTTGGAAAGGCTGTCAAAAGAAGAAAGCGGTTTGCGCCCGAAACCCGCCATGCGTTCCAACTCGGCAACGGAACGGCTGGCCTTGGCTTCGGCTACTTCTTCTCTTTTCTTTGCGATGATTTTATCGAGGATGTTCATTTGTTCTGGTCTTAGGTATTTGGTATTACGTATTAGGTAAAAGTATTAGCTCTAGGTGATCTTGATGATTTATACCTCAGACCTAATACCTGATACTTAATACTTCATCTCAACCAATTTCTTAAACGCTCCGAAGGCTTTGCCTGAATCCAATGATTCTTTGGCTTTGGCTACGGCTGTGTCGATTCCCGCTTCTGGGTTGGCGGCGTAAAGGGCCATTCCGGCGTTGGCGGTTACTACTTCTTTTTGGGCTTGCGTTCCTTTGCCTTGTAGGATTGAAAGGAAAATGTCCGCAGCGTCTTCAACCGTATTACCTCCGTGGAGGTCTGACTGCTGATATGTTCCCAAACCAAGATCTTTCGGAGAAAGAATGCTTTCCATTTTCTTGGTGTAGCACTTAAATTCCGAAGTCAAAGAAATCTCATCATAACCATCCAATGCGTGGAGGATCATATAATCCTTATCCGTTTGCGCATAGAGATAAGCGTAAAGACGAGCCAATTCCAAGCTGAAAACGCCTACAATCTGCTTTTTTGGAAAGGACGGGTTCACCATCGGACCCAACATGTTGAAGAAAGTCTTGATGCCCAAATCACGGCGTACCGGAGCTACGTTCTTCATAGCGGGGTGAAACAAGGGAGCGTGCAAGAAGCAGATGCCCGCGTGGTCGATTGCCTTACGGAGTTTGTCTTGATCGTTTGTGAATTCGATTCCGAAATGCGCCAATACGTTTGACGATCCGCAAACCGATGAAACGCTATTGTTACCGTGCTTAGCGACATTCTGCCCAGCGCCGGCAACGATAAATGAGGACAAAGTCGAGATGTTGAAGGTGTCTTTGCCATCACCGCCCGTACCGCAGAGGTCCATAGCGTCGAATTCGTCGAGATCAACTCGCATGCAAAGCTCCAACATGGCGTCACGGAAACCGGCAAGTTCCTCGACCGTAATGCTTCGCATTTGGAAGACGGTAAGGAAAGCCGCCATTTGGCTTTCGTTGTATTCGCCGTTGGCTAATTTGGTCAATGTCTCCCTCGCCGACTCTTTGGTTAAGGATTTATATTCGAAGAGTTCTCTAAGTATATCTTTCATGATGTTGGTATGAGGTCTAAGGTATTAAGTATAAAGTACTGCGTGTTTAAGTCTAGAATTGGTACTTAAGACCTGTTATCTAAGACTTAATACCACTCTCCAACCAATTCTTAATCATCGTTTTGCCTTCCGGCGTCAAGATCGACTCTGGATGGAATTGAACGCCTTGCACATCATAGCTGTCATGGCGAAGTCCCATCACGACACCTGTTTCATCCTCGGCGGTCAGTTTCAGAGGAGTTTTAAGCGTTTCTGGCTTTACGGCCCACGAATGATAACGACAAACCCTCGTCACTTCTTTTACTTCTTCGAATAAGCCGTCGTTTTCCAAGATCTTGATATCCGTATCCACTCCGTGGAGGACTTCCGGCATATTATAAAGCTCGGCGCCATAAACTTCCGCGATGGCTTGGTGGCCAAGGCAAACACCCAAAATGCTTTTTGAAGGGCCGTAAGTTTTGATTACATCCTTTGTGATTCCAGCGTCTTCCGGCACTCCAGGTCCCGGCGAAATCAGGATTTTATCATATTCCGCAACCGCTTCCACCGAAATCTTATCGTTACGGATCACGTCCATCTGTTCGCCATAGCCCAACTCACGGATCAAATGCACCAAGTTGTATGTGAACGAATCGTAATTATCTATTACCAAAATTCTCATCTCTCTCTTCCTCAAGCGTTAAAATCCGTAGTTTCTTTGGCGTTGATTTTCGAAGCCTCGGCCAATGCCGTGCGCAATGCGGCGATTTTGTTGAACACCTCGTCCCTTTCAGATTCCGGATTCGATTTGGCTACGACACCAGCACCGGCTTGGTATGACAATGTATTGTTACGACTCATGAAAGAACGAATCATGATGGCATGATTGAAATCGCCGTTAAAGCCCAAGTAACCGATCGCTCCGCCGTAGAAGCCGCGTTGGTGTTTTTCGTATTCGTTGATCAACTCCATCGCGCGATATTTCGGAGCGCCGCTCAAAGTGCCCGCTGGAAATGTATCGGCTACCGTGCGGATACCGAGATCCTGATTGGCCAATTGACCCGTTACCTTCGAAACCAAATGGATAACGTGTGAGTAGAACTGCACCTCTTTGAAAGTCTCGACCTCCACGTTGTCGCAATGACGGCTGAGGTCGTTACGTGCAAGGTCCACAAGCATAACGTGCTCCGAATTCTCTTTCGGGTCGGCGTCGAGTTCGCGTGCCAATTCGGCGTCACGTTCGTCATTGCCCGTTCTGCGGAAAGTTCCGGCTATCGGGTAAATCGAAGCTTCGTTGTTTTTCACTACGATCTGCGCTTCTGGTGATGAACCGAAAATCTTAAAGCTTCCGAAATCGAAATAGAAAAGATAAGGCGAAGGATTTATCGAACGGAGTGCGCGGTAAACGTTGAATTCGTCTCCGCTGAACTTTTGCTGGAATCGACGTGCCAAAACGATCTGGAAAACGTCGCCTTTATGGCAGTGGTCGATGCCTTTTTTGACCATCTCCACGTATTCCTCATTCGTAAAGTCAGAAACTTCCTCCCCTTCTTTCGTGAATGTGTATTCCGGAAAGTTTTTGTTTCGAATAAGATTTACGATCTGATCTGGACCGTCCGAATCGGGTTGTTCCAATCCGTGTTCGAAAACGTAGAGGGCGTTCTTAAAATGGTCAACGGCGATTACGTAGCGATAAACCTTGTAAAAAATCTCAGGAACTTCATAACCCGACGGATTGTTGTCAGAAAAATCAAGATCTTCGAAATACTGGACAGCGTCATAAGTCATGTAGCCGAAAAGTCCGTTGCTGATGAATGGAAATTCAGACTCCGTTTCAAAAGAAGCCGAAAATTCTCTCAATTCGTCGACCGCTTCACTCTTATCGGCTAAAGTTTTCACTTCTTCTGTACCGTCAGGAAACGCTAAGCTGAGCTTTTCTTTTTCTACTTTAAAAGAAGCGATGGAATCGCAGGCCAAGTAAGAGAAACTGTTGTCGTTGCCGTGGTAATCGGAACTTTCCAACATGATAGCATCCGGAAACCGGTCACGGAGCCTGAGGTAGATACTCACAGGAGTTGTGGTGTCGGCCAGCAACTTTCGATGTGCGGTTTTGAGGGGAAAACGTTTCATGATTTATATCTAATTTTTTATGTCGAATGATTGATAACAAAAGAGGCCCGCTGTTCGGTGAACGGCGGGCCTCAGTTTTCGCTTATCGCTTTTTTGTCTGGGTAATACGCTGCCGTTCACTCAAGTATCCGAGAGTGCCACCACCATGCGATATGTACGTTCTGACAAAACATTGTTCTTTTCAATTTGAAATTCACAAGCGAATTTATGGTTTGTTATTCTATTTTCAATGAATTCGATTGTTTTTTACGAATCCAATTCTAATCAAAATCGCGACGATAAAAAAAAGCCCTGTCGTTCGGTGAACGACAGGGCTTTATTATCTTAGTCTACATTTGACAATACAAGGCCGTTCACCGGGAGAGATTCTTCCAGTGCCACCACCATGCTGTATGTACAAATGCATTTTTCATTTCATCTTCCTTGATGCGACAAAGTAAAACAATGACATTTTGAATTCCAAACAGAATCGTGACTTTCACGAAACCGACCTTATTCAATAAGTGGATTTCCAGTTCTCAAATCATACTTCTTCACCGTACCCGACGGCCCCGTAATAGTGTAAAGATAATCGCATTCGCCATCGCCGTAATCCACCGTAAAGGCGCTATCTTTTTTGTTTACGGTAACCGTCACTTTTTCTTTACCTTTTACGCAAACCGCTTCGAAAGCCGTTCCACAACTCAAAGAAGCTTTGATAGGCTCAACGGTAACCGACTTAAACGAGAAGCCACTTTTGGCGGAACCTTCAACCGTATTGTCAAGAACAAATTCCAAATTCACAAAGTCCATAGACGTCTTAACTTTGTACTTTAGGTTGTAAGTGTCTTTTGCTGTCTCGACCTCATATTGGCCTTCCGTCACGTACTTCGCGCTACCGAAAGAACCGTCTCCGATTTCAACAGACTGAGTGGCTGTGCCGTTTATCGTCTTGCCATCGGCTTTAAAATCGATAAACTCAAATGTTCCCATTCCTGCGCTCGTTCCACCCATACTGACAGAGAAACGCATCTTTCCCGCATACGTTTTGCCCATTTGCTCGCATCCGTCTCCAAAGTCGTAAAGTATTATGATGTCGTTGGGCTTACTGTCATCGCATTCGAACTTTATGGCAGGACATGTGCCCGTAAAGGCTTCCGACAGACTTTTCATTGTTTCGCACATCGAAATATCGAATTCTGTAGCAGCGCTACGAGCGACCGCTCCTCCCGTGTTCATAGCACCCTGCTGTCCCATCATCATTAAACCCTGGATTTCTTGTACCGTTTGCAAAACGATCTCCGCTTGGGCTTCAGATTGCTGATCCACCTCACCTTCTGGTATATTTGGTAATTGGAGATCTTTCAACGAGTAGGAATTGTTTCCGCATGATTCAAAAAGCGCCAACGCTAACACTGCGGCAGACAAAAAGAGAACACGAAAGGAGTTCATGACAGTCAGTTTAAAATTAACACCATTTATTACGGCAAATATATTAACATCTTATATCAAAAAACACTATAAAACTCCTTTAATTCATACGCAACAACAACAAAACAAAATACTTCAACAATAAACGATTATTATTTTTCCTCCCAGAACGGGAAACCTAACGATCGTTCCGGGTCTATATACGACAACATTGTCCAGTCCGGCTGTGCTCTTTCCACACTGGCTCCGTCTGTGGCTTCTATACCGCCCGCAATAGGATTATTCGGCAATTGGTGTTCGGATCTCAATGCCATTTCCATCTGGTTCAAAATACTTCTGCGCTCAAAATCATTCATTCCCAAAGGACTCATTCCGTAACGGTACTCACTCTCAAATTGACTTCTCTGCTCTCCGTTACTGGCCAAGATCGCCTGCTCCAATCCTCTGGCATATCGAACGAAACTTGGAACCATTATCCGCTTACCTTTCGGACGAACACTGGGTTGTGAAGCCAATGAAGCTCCCGGCGAAACGATTCCGGCACCAGTTCCGCCAATACTTCCTTCCGACACAAATTCCCATTCATCCGGAAGGTCTTGCTTATACATTCCGGCCAAAGACGGACCTCCTCTAGTTATTGGATCCACATCCACAAAATTGGATTCGTCGGGTAAGTGCACGGTCACATCACTACCTTTTCCCGCTCGGCGTTTCTTAGGGTTATCCTTATGCTGAACTTTGGCGTCCGCCATATTATGGATATGGATTGCGGTATCGTCGGGGCTGTCCTCAAAAACCGTTTCGGGTGGAGACGCTATCGTAATCCTCTTTTTGGGAGGAACGGCAAAGACTTGTCCCAATAAGTTCTGCCCTGTTTGCGTAGTCAACAACTTGGCATGCAAGGCATTTACACGCCATAAAAATTCGGGATCGTCCATATCTTTTTGAGCGATCGACATTTGTCCGTTCATAGCCACACTCTGCTCCCACAAGCCCTGGCCACCTTGCACACCTTTGGGAAGCCAAATAGGCAAGCCCTGATCAATGATTACATTAACAACTTGGCGGTGTTCCTTCTGAAGTAGTTCCAACATCCGGAACATTACTATTGAGAGCGAAGAAATAGAAGAGCCGGATGCGTCGGCGGTTTTTCCTCCCAAATCATGATGCCAACGATAAACAAGGTGCTCAATCTCAAACAACTTTGCCATACGGGCATGCAACGGCCCCACTCCATGATAACCCTGAATCAGGTCATACTCTTTAAGCGATTGTAAAACCCGTTGATAAATCACAGTTTCAGGCCCAAAATTCATTTCCTCTACGGCCTCGCCTACCATAAATTCGAACGCGTCGGCAAAGAAACTCGCTTTTCTCGGAATACTTTGCTCTCCTTCTTCCTCCACACTTGATCCACTGGACAATGACCAACGCTCAGGTTCCATTCTGCTTCGTATCGAACTCGGCGCCATTTCCTCTTCTCCATCACTTTCGCCACCACCACCGGTCGTAGCTTGGCTTCTCAATGACATTTGGTGCTGGGCTAAAGAAGCGTGAAGCGACACTTCTTCAGGCCTAGACTGTTCTTCCATTTCTCCCGGACTCATAAAGGTAAAGCTTGAGGTAGGGCTGACTCCTACTTTACCTTTCCCTCCACTACTTCGAAGCCTTATTCTCGGCGATGATTCCACCGCTCTTCTTTCCTTCTTCTGAAGAATAGCCTGAACGTAATCACGGAGGTTCGCTAAACCGAAAAGCATCCCTTCCCAAGCCGGGTTATAATACTTCGCTCCATGAACCCCCATCGTAACGGGATGAGCGAAATCTATCATTACGGCATCGCAAAAACCAGGATCAGGATTAATGACCAGCAATACACTGGCGCCCACATACGCGGTTCTGCCTTGGGCCAAAGAAGCGTAAATATCACCCAAACGCTTAACCAATACCGACAAACATTCGGGCGAAACGGACTTCAACATTTTGCGCAGAGGGCCGAGATTATTGCCACCTTTTACCTTTTTCCATTGGTCCTCATCGCGGAAACCACGGCTTTTGCTTCCCGACACGCGGTCCATCAGTTCGTGTTGGGTTACTTTCAGCTTCGCCTCCTTTTTGCCTACGCCCCTTACTTTCTGGTCTTTGTAGTTTGCCGTTTGCCTACCAATTTTAATATCCCTAAGAATTGAATCTTTCTTATTTCGGGTAACATTACTTAGGATAATCAACTTGTCGCCGGGACCTTTGTAGGCCGACAAAGCACCTACGGCCTCCCTATCTTTTCCCGTTAAAGCGACACCGTTTGTATGATCAGAAAAAAGTTCGTCGGCATCTTCGTAGGGACCGAAAAATCGGGGTATCACGCCGTCATGACGTCCTTCCAGCTTAAAGGAGGCGTACTCACGGGCTTCCAACGGATCTATTCTTTTGATGATCCATTCCCTACTCTCAAGCATGTGGAAATCTTTGGCGTGGCCTGCGCATTGCGCCACTGAACCGAAGCCCGGGGGAGGCGGTAGTTTGCTTATGCCCTTTTGTCCGGCAAAAGTTCCGAAGTTAACGGACGTTTGGGCTTTATCTTTCCCCCAAAGCTGTATCATTCTTGGAAATAAATGGACACTAAACGTTTGCGTACCAATAAAAGTTTAGAGCGTGGCTTTTGTTCAAGCTGATGAACAACCACGCCCTATGTACAACACAAAAAATGTGCTTTATTCCTTAACCTTCCTTTTTCGGAACGATACTCCTCCTTATCGGCTTTCCCCTTACTTTAGGCAAAGAACTCATTGGCCTTGGTATAAGAGAAGTCGTGACTAAGCATTTTTCCGATATCGCCTTTCGCCAAATCCTCTCCGATGCTGTCAATATAAGCCAGAGTCGCCCTGACGGCGCCCGAGCCGATGCTTAGCCGACGAACGCCCAGCTCCTCCAATTTTTTGAAATCGTGGAAAACGGGATTTGCAATGATATTTAACGGCGCCTTAATTTCCTTCGCCAACTCGGCTACGTTTTTTTCATCCATCGCACCGGGAACGAAAACGCAATCGGCACCAGCTTCAGCAAAGGCGTTGCCACGGGCTATGGCTGTTTCAATCCGTTCATCTTCGTTTCCCAACGCCAACCAATACACGCAGGTACGGGCATTGATAACAAATGGAATACCTATTTCCTTTTTCAATTCCACCAAAGCCTTGATTTTGACCAAAAGGTCATCCAGGTTATCAAGTCTTTTTTCCTCGGGAATCCCGTCCTCGATATTGAAACCCACGGCACCGGCTTCCAGCATTTTTATGGCGTTGGCTTTCACCTCTTCCGGCGTGTCGCCATAGCCTCGCTCAAAGTCTACCGATACGGGAACCTTTACCCTTTTGGTTATTTGGGAAACCACCAAACGCAAATCGTCGATACCTACCTGTTCGCCGTCCGGATAGCCCAAAGCGTAGGCAATTCCGGCGCTGGTGGTGGCGACGGCCTTAAAACCCCGGCTTTCGAAAATACGGGCGCTTCCGGCGTTCCAAACATTGGGCAACACGAACATGCCCTTTTCTTTATGCAGTTTCGAAAAGGCTTCCGCTCTCGATTTTAGCTCTTTGCTGAACATTTCTTTCAAATTTGAATTCACACAGATCATTGACCGGGCAATCAACACAGTCGGGAGTTTTTTTGCAATGAGCCTTGGCATGCTCCACAATCAGGCCGTGATACGCCTTGTATACCGACGCCGAAGCGGGAAACATGGATTGCGCCATCAATCTAAGGTCAACATAGGCTTCGGGGACTTGCACGCCCATTCGTCCGAAAATCCGCCTTGTGTAGGCATCGATCACAAAATACGGTTTGTCAAAAGCGTAGTTGAGCACGCTGTCGGCCGTTTCACCACCTACGCCTTTTACGCTTAGCAATTCGGTACGGAGAGTTTCCCCGTCTTGGCGCCTGACTCGTTCGGTGTCATATTCGTACTTCGCGAACCATTCGCAGAGGGCTTTTAG
It encodes the following:
- a CDS encoding phosphoribosylanthranilate isomerase; translated protein: MKIKVCGMRDADNVKSIGESGIDFMGFIFFPKSARYVGEDFDPSIPASLPDSVKRVGVFVNENASKMKNLGEKYGLNYLQLHGNEKPELCAEMQNAGFGVMKAFGVDESFDFETLKDYADFVDYFLLDTKCAGHGGSGKRFDWSLLEKVPSGKPVFLAGGIDHEAAKEIENLPANVAVLDLNSRFEIEPALKDENKLRRFIQRL
- the trpC gene encoding indole-3-glycerol phosphate synthase TrpC — encoded protein: MNILDKIIAKKREEVAEAKASRSVAELERMAGFGRKPLSSFDSLSKAGASGIIAEFKRRSPSKGDINVTASATEVTSGYSAAGASVLSVLTDESFFGGGLPYMREARAANPNTPILRKDFMIDEYQFIEAKAEGADLVLLIAAALKPEETKEFARFTQSLGMQVLLEVHNAQELDAHLNEYVNLVGVNNRDLTTFTTSVQTSYDLAERIPNEFLKVSESGINDASTIAGLKEVGYQGFLIGEYFMRQPNPAEACDKLIQDVNSITV
- the trpD gene encoding anthranilate phosphoribosyltransferase, coding for MKDILRELFEYKSLTKESARETLTKLANGEYNESQMAAFLTVFQMRSITVEELAGFRDAMLELCMRVDLDEFDAMDLCGTGGDGKDTFNISTLSSFIVAGAGQNVAKHGNNSVSSVCGSSNVLAHFGIEFTNDQDKLRKAIDHAGICFLHAPLFHPAMKNVAPVRRDLGIKTFFNMLGPMVNPSFPKKQIVGVFSLELARLYAYLYAQTDKDYMILHALDGYDEISLTSEFKCYTKKMESILSPKDLGLGTYQQSDLHGGNTVEDAADIFLSILQGKGTQAQKEVVTANAGMALYAANPEAGIDTAVAKAKESLDSGKAFGAFKKLVEMKY
- a CDS encoding aminodeoxychorismate/anthranilate synthase component II, giving the protein MRILVIDNYDSFTYNLVHLIRELGYGEQMDVIRNDKISVEAVAEYDKILISPGPGVPEDAGITKDVIKTYGPSKSILGVCLGHQAIAEVYGAELYNMPEVLHGVDTDIKILENDGLFEEVKEVTRVCRYHSWAVKPETLKTPLKLTAEDETGVVMGLRHDSYDVQGVQFHPESILTPEGKTMIKNWLESGIKS
- a CDS encoding anthranilate synthase component I family protein; amino-acid sequence: MKRFPLKTAHRKLLADTTTPVSIYLRLRDRFPDAIMLESSDYHGNDNSFSYLACDSIASFKVEKEKLSLAFPDGTEEVKTLADKSEAVDELREFSASFETESEFPFISNGLFGYMTYDAVQYFEDLDFSDNNPSGYEVPEIFYKVYRYVIAVDHFKNALYVFEHGLEQPDSDGPDQIVNLIRNKNFPEYTFTKEGEEVSDFTNEEYVEMVKKGIDHCHKGDVFQIVLARRFQQKFSGDEFNVYRALRSINPSPYLFYFDFGSFKIFGSSPEAQIVVKNNEASIYPIAGTFRRTGNDERDAELARELDADPKENSEHVMLVDLARNDLSRHCDNVEVETFKEVQFYSHVIHLVSKVTGQLANQDLGIRTVADTFPAGTLSGAPKYRAMELINEYEKHQRGFYGGAIGYLGFNGDFNHAIMIRSFMSRNNTLSYQAGAGVVAKSNPESERDEVFNKIAALRTALAEASKINAKETTDFNA
- a CDS encoding inositol polyphosphate kinase family protein is translated as MIQLWGKDKAQTSVNFGTFAGQKGISKLPPPPGFGSVAQCAGHAKDFHMLESREWIIKRIDPLEAREYASFKLEGRHDGVIPRFFGPYEDADELFSDHTNGVALTGKDREAVGALSAYKGPGDKLIILSNVTRNKKDSILRDIKIGRQTANYKDQKVRGVGKKEAKLKVTQHELMDRVSGSKSRGFRDEDQWKKVKGGNNLGPLRKMLKSVSPECLSVLVKRLGDIYASLAQGRTAYVGASVLLVINPDPGFCDAVMIDFAHPVTMGVHGAKYYNPAWEGMLFGLANLRDYVQAILQKKERRAVESSPRIRLRSSGGKGKVGVSPTSSFTFMSPGEMEEQSRPEEVSLHASLAQHQMSLRSQATTGGGGESDGEEEMAPSSIRSRMEPERWSLSSGSSVEEEGEQSIPRKASFFADAFEFMVGEAVEEMNFGPETVIYQRVLQSLKEYDLIQGYHGVGPLHARMAKLFEIEHLVYRWHHDLGGKTADASGSSISSLSIVMFRMLELLQKEHRQVVNVIIDQGLPIWLPKGVQGGQGLWEQSVAMNGQMSIAQKDMDDPEFLWRVNALHAKLLTTQTGQNLLGQVFAVPPKKRITIASPPETVFEDSPDDTAIHIHNMADAKVQHKDNPKKRRAGKGSDVTVHLPDESNFVDVDPITRGGPSLAGMYKQDLPDEWEFVSEGSIGGTGAGIVSPGASLASQPSVRPKGKRIMVPSFVRYARGLEQAILASNGEQRSQFESEYRYGMSPLGMNDFERRSILNQMEMALRSEHQLPNNPIAGGIEATDGASVERAQPDWTMLSYIDPERSLGFPFWEEK
- a CDS encoding isocitrate lyase/phosphoenolpyruvate mutase family protein; this translates as MFSKELKSRAEAFSKLHKEKGMFVLPNVWNAGSARIFESRGFKAVATTSAGIAYALGYPDGEQVGIDDLRLVVSQITKRVKVPVSVDFERGYGDTPEEVKANAIKMLEAGAVGFNIEDGIPEEKRLDNLDDLLVKIKALVELKKEIGIPFVINARTCVYWLALGNEDERIETAIARGNAFAEAGADCVFVPGAMDEKNVAELAKEIKAPLNIIANPVFHDFKKLEELGVRRLSIGSGAVRATLAYIDSIGEDLAKGDIGKMLSHDFSYTKANEFFA